ACTGGAAGTCCAAAAGCAGGAAAGGGGTTGAGAGCAAACGGATCGCCTATGCCAGGACACTTGAAAAACGTATTTTATCCATGCCGGCAAGCAAAGAATACATAATCCTCGGAGATCTCAACTCCAATTACGATGCCTACCTGACACTGCCAAAAAAACTGAATGATACACAGGGAAGGACCGGGATCAATCACATACTGAAAACGATTGATAATAATGAGCTTATCAGTAAATCCCAGATACGAAAAGCACCCAAAGGAATACATTACTCTACCTGGAATGAAGTGCCTTTCAAGGAGAGATGGAGTCATAAATTCTATGGGCATAGAAGTACACTTGACCATATCTTGTTACCTCCTTCAATGTTCGACGGCAAAGGGATCGACTATGTCAACAACTCTTTCGGGGTCTTCAAATCAGACAGGCTGTTCACTTCAAAAGGGTATATCAACCGATGGCAGATAAAGAACGGGAAACATACCGGCAAGGGGTATTCCGACCATCTGCCGGTCTATGCGGTTTTTGATACAAAACCGTATAGAGCCTCCCCGAAAGCTGCACCCGAAAAAGCAACAGTGGGCAGTATCGAAGATCTTTACAAAATGGATCAACTGGACCATCCTGTTGTACTTGAGGATGTTGTCGTCGTCCTGAAACGGGGGCGTTATGCCGTGGTCAAGCAGTCACCAAAAGGACGGGGTATTTTTATATTTGGTGCAGTAAAGGGTATGAAAGAAGGAAGGAAGCTTGACCTTCGTGTACAGGAAATCTCGACCTATCAAGGACTTAAAGAGATCACGGCACTGGTCAAACTCAGGGAAAAAGGTACGGCTGATCTAATACCTTATTATGCTTCACTGGATATGATGAGACAGAATGAGGTCGTACGCAATTTGGTCGGTGTGGTTAAAAACAGGTATGTATATGTCAATGGTAAAAAGATACCCCTCTATTTCAAAAACCGGAAACTTACACCCAAAAACGGGTCAAAAATCAAGATAGACTATGCACATCTTGGGTATTATAAGAAGTTACAGCTGGTCATTTACAGCAAAAAAGATTTTACGATTTTGGAGGATTGAAAGATGGCATATTATACATGGATACTGGCATTTCACGTCATGAGTTTTACAAGTTGGATGGCAATGCTTTTTTATCTGCCGAGACTTTTCATCTACCACAGGGAGCATGCTGACAACAAGGCTTTTGGAGAAGTAGTCGAGGTACAGGAGTACAAGCTCTATAACTACATCGGTGTACCTGCGATGTGGGCGACGATACTTTCGGGTGGACTTATGCTTTATCTGAATCCCGGTATTTTTCAAAGTGGTGGATGGATGCATGCAAAACTCTTCTTTGTTGCTTTGCTGATCGCATACAGTTTTTCACTCAATGTGATACGTAAAAAGCTGATCGTTGATCCCTACTACAAAAGTGGGAAGTATTTCAGATTCTACAATGAAGTACCGACACTGCTGATGATCTTCATTGTCATCATGGTCGTGGTCAAACCGTTCTAGTCATAAAACTAAATAGTTTTGTGTTATAATCTCTACACATCAACATTTAAGGAATGAATTATGCAATTACCAGCACTACCGTTTAAAATACCTGAGATACCACTACCGTTCGATATACCGGCACTTATGCACCCGCCGGTCGACCACTTTATCATTGCATTGCCGATAGTGGTGCTTTTATTGGAGATCATCAATCTTTTTACAAAAAAAAGAGCGATCGGAGTGATCTCTTTCTTCTTACTGATACTGACCGTTGTGGCGGCAATTGCTGCATATCTTACCGGATCTGCCGATGGAAAACATGCATGGGATCTTCTCTCGGAAGCGGGACAGGCGGACCTGAAGGCACATAAGCTGCTCGGTACCTACCTGATGCTGGCATCTGTCATTGTGCTTGTGTTCAAACTACTTTCCTCAATGATCCAGAGAGGAATGATGAAGGCACTTTACCTTCTGATCCTCGTTCTTTTTGTTGCAGGTATCCTAAAGCAGGGCAAAGAAGGTGGAGAACTGGTCTATACTTACGGTGCCAATGTCAAGATCGTAAAGATTAAAGATGACGAACTCTTTGATTGTAAAGATGACTTGAGTGATTATATAGCCGAAGAGAAAGAGGCTGAAGAGGAAGCCAAGGCGGTGGCAGAAGCAAAAAAAGCTGAAGAGGCCAAAAAAGCTGAAGAGGTCAAAAAGACAGAAGAATCTGCAAAACCGGAAGACAGTGTTGCAAAAGAGGAGTCTGCTGCGATAGATGCTCCTGAAGCTGTAAAAGATCATGCGGCAGCCGCTGCAGAAGTGGAGGAGAGTGCATCAAAAGAGGCATTTGAAACCAAAGAGGATAGTGCAAATTTCAAAAATGAAGCCCAGGCAGACGAGAAAAAAGAGCTTGCTCCTGCAGAATAGTACTGTCTTGTCTAAACCAGTGGAAGACAGTGATCAGGAGCTCCCGTCTCCTGCATTGTCATCGTAATCCAACTCGTATACTTCGTCCTGCTCCGTTCTTTTGAGAGTAGAGAGGTATTTTGCCATTTCAAGGGTCTGGTTCTCATCCAGGTTTTTGGCAAAAGATATCATCACGTTTCCAAATGCCGTTCGTGTTTTTCCGTTTTGCAAGTCTTTCAGCTTTTTGAGCAGTACCTCTTCTCTTTGTCCCTGCAGTCTGGGAGTCGCACCGATCCCTTCACCGTAAAGCCCGTGACATCCATGACATCCGTTCTTCAAATAGACTTCCGACATCGTTTCGGCATGCAGTATAAGGTTTAAAAAGAGTCCGAGTAATATCTTTTTTTTCATCCAAAGTACTTTTTTTAGGTTATTATATTCATAAAATGATGAAAAATCAATACAAAAAGAAAAAGAGAGAAAAATAACGTTAATTTAATATTATGACAAGTATAATTAATTAAGACAAAATTAAAGATTGTCTGAAAATGAAAAAGCCAAACCTGTTGTGAAGCAGGGACGGAAAGTCATGGGACTTGATAAAATTAAGTTCGCCAGATCGCCGCGTAAAGTAGTATCTATACTTTTTATTACTTTATTTTGGTTCCTTTTTCAATACAAAAAAAGGAGTTAAAATGCATAAACCTCTCCAATACTGGATAAAAATTTTTCTAATAATGTGTTTCTCAATCGGATTTTTGCATGCCATTGAGATCGCTAACCTTTCGCAGGCAGTGGATGTAGCCGGAAAACAGCGTATGTATACCCAGCGGATGCTGAAAGATTATGCAATGATAGGTTTGCAGAATAATTTCGGAAATCCAAAAGAAGATCTGACGAAGATAATGGCAAATTTTGAAAACCACCTTGACTCGCTGATCGCGTTCAACAAGGAGCCCAAAACAGAAGAGAGTCTCTTGAAAGTAAAGAAGTTGTGGGTTCCCATTAAGCAGGCACTGAATGAGCCGCCCAGCAAAGATAAGGCAGGAAAGATGCAGGAAGACCTTGAGGCACTTTTGAAGCAATCTAATGAGGCGGTCGGCCTCTTTGCCAAGCAGACAGGAAAAGAGTCGGGTGAGATCATCAATATCTCTGGCCGTCAGCGTATGCTTTCCCAGAGAATGGCGAGTCTGTACATGCTGAAAGTATGGGGTGTGAACGATCCCCAATTCAAAAAAAAGATGGATGCATCGATGAAGCTTTTCAAAGATTCTCTTGACCGCCTTATGAAATCAGATATGAATACACCGGAGATTACGGCACTCTTGAAAAAGGCGGAAAGAGCATTCAAGTTCTTTGAGATTATGAACAGATCAAAGTCAAAATTTATTCCGGCATTGATCTACAAAAAATCCAATGAGATCCTTAAAAACATGAATACTGCTACAGGACTGTATGCTGCACAGGAAGGTAAATAGTATATTATGAATAGAATGAAAAAAAGAATAAAAAAGATAGGGATCTTTTTCCTGCTGACAGCATCATTGGCGGCAGTTGAGATTCAAAATACGGAAGATGCGGTCAATATAGCCGGCAAGCAGAGAATGTTTACCCAGCGTATGCTGAAGGATTATGCCATGGTCGGGATGGGAAATACATTCGGCACTCCCGGCAAAGATCTCCAGCAGACTATAGATGCTTTTACAGACCATCTGAAGTTGTTGAAAGCATATGCC
This DNA window, taken from Sulfurovum lithotrophicum, encodes the following:
- the hemJ gene encoding protoporphyrinogen oxidase HemJ, whose amino-acid sequence is MAYYTWILAFHVMSFTSWMAMLFYLPRLFIYHREHADNKAFGEVVEVQEYKLYNYIGVPAMWATILSGGLMLYLNPGIFQSGGWMHAKLFFVALLIAYSFSLNVIRKKLIVDPYYKSGKYFRFYNEVPTLLMIFIVIMVVVKPF
- a CDS encoding endonuclease/exonuclease/phosphatase family protein, producing the protein MIHFVFFLLLPLLLFANPFKVASYNVENLFDADYQGTEYAEYIPEKHNWTKRMAEIKLDHTAEVLCDLDADIVALQEIENESVFNALQKRLKRVGCPYRYGAITHKKGAPIQVALLSHFPLKKHRDLQVSFSPYVRNILEVEAEVDGYPLTIFANHWKSKSRKGVESKRIAYARTLEKRILSMPASKEYIILGDLNSNYDAYLTLPKKLNDTQGRTGINHILKTIDNNELISKSQIRKAPKGIHYSTWNEVPFKERWSHKFYGHRSTLDHILLPPSMFDGKGIDYVNNSFGVFKSDRLFTSKGYINRWQIKNGKHTGKGYSDHLPVYAVFDTKPYRASPKAAPEKATVGSIEDLYKMDQLDHPVVLEDVVVVLKRGRYAVVKQSPKGRGIFIFGAVKGMKEGRKLDLRVQEISTYQGLKEITALVKLREKGTADLIPYYASLDMMRQNEVVRNLVGVVKNRYVYVNGKKIPLYFKNRKLTPKNGSKIKIDYAHLGYYKKLQLVIYSKKDFTILED
- a CDS encoding type IV pili methyl-accepting chemotaxis transducer N-terminal domain-containing protein, with translation MCFSIGFLHAIEIANLSQAVDVAGKQRMYTQRMLKDYAMIGLQNNFGNPKEDLTKIMANFENHLDSLIAFNKEPKTEESLLKVKKLWVPIKQALNEPPSKDKAGKMQEDLEALLKQSNEAVGLFAKQTGKESGEIINISGRQRMLSQRMASLYMLKVWGVNDPQFKKKMDASMKLFKDSLDRLMKSDMNTPEITALLKKAERAFKFFEIMNRSKSKFIPALIYKKSNEILKNMNTATGLYAAQEGK
- a CDS encoding DUF2231 domain-containing protein — encoded protein: MQLPALPFKIPEIPLPFDIPALMHPPVDHFIIALPIVVLLLEIINLFTKKRAIGVISFFLLILTVVAAIAAYLTGSADGKHAWDLLSEAGQADLKAHKLLGTYLMLASVIVLVFKLLSSMIQRGMMKALYLLILVLFVAGILKQGKEGGELVYTYGANVKIVKIKDDELFDCKDDLSDYIAEEKEAEEEAKAVAEAKKAEEAKKAEEVKKTEESAKPEDSVAKEESAAIDAPEAVKDHAAAAAEVEESASKEAFETKEDSANFKNEAQADEKKELAPAE
- a CDS encoding c-type cytochrome, which gives rise to MKKKILLGLFLNLILHAETMSEVYLKNGCHGCHGLYGEGIGATPRLQGQREEVLLKKLKDLQNGKTRTAFGNVMISFAKNLDENQTLEMAKYLSTLKRTEQDEVYELDYDDNAGDGSS